AACCGCCTCCCCGTCGACCGCGTGGTCGCGGCCGACGGCACCACCTCCTGGCGGCACTCGCCGGGCGGCCTGGTCACGGCGCTCGAGCCCGTGATGCGCGCCAACGAGGGCGCGTGGGTCGGCTGGCCGGGCATCGCCGACCACGACGTCGAGCCGTTCGTCGACGCCGGCATCTCGATCATCCCCGTCACGCTCACCGAGCAGGACCTCGCCGAGTACTACGAGGGCTTCTCCAACGACACCCTGTGGCCGCTGTACCACGACGTCATCGCGCAGCCGAGCTACCACCGCGAGTGGTGGGACACCTACGTGACGGTCAACCAGCGCTTCGCCGACGCCGCCGCGAAGGCCGCCGCGCCCGGCGCCACCGTGTGGGTCCAGGACTACCAGCTGCAGCTCGTGCCGAAGATGCTCCGCGAGCAGCGGCCGGACCTCACCATCGGGTTCTTCAACCACATCCCGTTCCCGCCCTACGGCATCTACTCGCAGCTGCCCTGGCGCACGCAGATCATCGAGGGGCTGCTGGGCGCCGACGTCATCGGCTTCCAGCGCGTCGCCGACGCCGGCAACTTCACGCGCGCGGTCCGGCGGCTCTTCGGGTACACGACCCGCGGATCCACCGTCGACGTGCCCGTGCGCGGCGGCATCCCGCTCACCGTCCCCGGCACGAAGCCGTCGAAGCCCGTGCGCGAGCTGCGCACGCGCCAGGTCGTCGCCAAGCACTACCCGATCTCGATCGACGCGCGCAGCTACGAGGAGATGGCCAAGGACCCCGCCATCCAGGAGCGCGCCCGCCAGATCCGCGCGGATCTCGGCGACCCGAAGACGATCCTGCTCGGCGTCGACCGGCTCGA
This window of the Clavibacter sepedonicus genome carries:
- a CDS encoding alpha,alpha-trehalose-phosphate synthase (UDP-forming); translated protein: MTPPPSSTPSATEPTTEPRTADAHDGDVEPGAYDLVVVSNRLPVDRVVAADGTTSWRHSPGGLVTALEPVMRANEGAWVGWPGIADHDVEPFVDAGISIIPVTLTEQDLAEYYEGFSNDTLWPLYHDVIAQPSYHREWWDTYVTVNQRFADAAAKAAAPGATVWVQDYQLQLVPKMLREQRPDLTIGFFNHIPFPPYGIYSQLPWRTQIIEGLLGADVIGFQRVADAGNFTRAVRRLFGYTTRGSTVDVPVRGGIPLTVPGTKPSKPVRELRTRQVVAKHYPISIDARSYEEMAKDPAIQERARQIRADLGDPKTILLGVDRLDYTKGIGHRLKAFGELLAEGRVTVEDATLVQVASPSRERVETYKQLRDEIELTVGRINGDYGSISHTAISYLHHGYPREEMVALCLAADVMLVTALRDGMNLVAKEYVATKHSNEGVLVLSEFAGAADELKAALLVNPHDIEGLKEAILRAIEMPKAEQRKRMRSLRKRVFENDVTAWSSSFLADLGRTHAASIHEGPDEEVVEPLMDEGW